Proteins encoded together in one Apis cerana isolate GH-2021 linkage group LG4, AcerK_1.0, whole genome shotgun sequence window:
- the LOC108003564 gene encoding protein lap4 isoform X9 has product MFRCIPIFKGCNRQVEYIDKRHCSLPCVPDDILRYSRSLEELLLDANHIRDLPKNFFRLQKLRKLGLSDNEIHRLPPDIQNFENLVELDVSRNDIPDIPENIKNLRALQVADFSSNPIPRLPAGFVQLRNLTVLGLNDMSLTNLPPDFGSLEALQSLELRENLLKSLPESLSQLYKLERLDLGDNDIEVLPAHIGELPALQELWLDHNQLQHLPPEIGELKTLVCLDVSENRLEDLPEEIGGLEALTDLHLSQNVIEKLPDGLGELKKLTILKVDQNRLSTLNPNIGRCENLQELILTENFLLELPVSIGKLLNLNNLNVDRNSLQSLPTETGNLKQLGVLSLRDNKLQYLPIEVGQCTALHVLDVSGNRLQYLPYSLINLNLKAVWLSKNQAQPMLTFQTDVDEETGQEILTCFLLPQLEIHPDDSGRLGMLAGMRNAVQDGEIRELGSSDDEGWQEKEASRTHSVKFTDEPPETDKETPFVRQNTPHPKELKAKAHKLFSKGKNDSRSASTDEQDVSQTFGLDKTETDVSTKPNDLTVDLIEQESLKHESVENEQKEIVPGVTDNIDVQSSNEPEIVSNQYIVESNTDVRTEGSISELKDRNDKEDDESENEETQRHVEFSIAEGTDYDGSGDSNRPNRLHRRDTPHHLKNKRIHTAVDKEKVASIIAQALMKKNDEISTSTSAPAETTENFDAQSQDAEPTIEVREEQYEIHIERTTGGLGLSIAGGIGSTPFKGDDEGIFISRVTEGGPADLAGLKVEDKVLSVNGVSVVNVGHYDAVEVLKACGRVLVLVVQREVTRIVPPFEQQISSRKNSVCSSLSTSRAPSATSHVSSIGFSHNLENGDALSHDAIKCKKIPEPISSTKVGNEPMVSVLVHTTLIRDQNGLGFSIAGGEGSPPFKDNSDAIYISRITDGGVAQKDGKLLVGDKVISINGVEMRGAKHEQAVALLTGLERFVRLVVEREIPFSQANAATVVTPSEKSPRVIGAPKPYTGLYNANSYIANKPGYTGYRRSIDADRTLSPSPTSKTPPPMKIETTELPKMNGVTESGNIKNVSSISPSPTNSQLHPQPAPRHSISQPTITPTTTTSSTPTSSTEPRSTSPQEDIQVPKPITNEEFQAMIPAHFLRPPTSSPSPDSHQGPIVTVTIKQPDNLPGDVNFPPAPTTLGKVTETITKSTLTETVVTRVTENQLVPPVIIEDVILVKEGSLGFSIIGGTDHSCTPFGAKEPGIFISHVVPGGIAAKSGKLRMGDRILKVNGTDVTKATHQEAVMELLRPGDQIVLTVQHDPLPENYQELVITKEPGEKLGMHIKGGLRGQKGNPLDHTDEGVFISKINSGGAAKRDGRLKVGMRLLEVNGTSLLGATHQEAVNILRCSGNTITLVVCKGYDKSEIEPVLPISDGRDSKESRTSKELKDATTEGTKSLSQSISSLDRDDEEAATLRQEQEMKAELVAWEQEERERALLEHREKSTPEKVLDVVRAAESLVSKSNSPVDMVVPPKSPGGTKDLKTTTIVMSKHTLAPQNTNSLRKERTGTSVDNPSPKSPISTLTPSMNFDHTTAVQSLPSPKKKSSIPKRSITFADLPPISKEPINYSISAKEDPSPLHDSKFTFDPQTISYKKVYQNPIQATHSRFKLPPTPLTAPKSIEDYGTSISFGKRQNARSVDGNSQVELSPTTSPTPPLVKMSVSDKKKLFESAMEEHLKPSPKPEKVFSFLSQDEVEKMKQEEEKKIATLTRDELKSWAQLDENEGLEDLEETLEDQDNRRPNSRLSSRTSIPLLQNLPSSVRTAKAERRLKERLIQEGIISDEDEESHLSPAEQRALRAEKRAAWRQARLKSLEQDALQAQIVIKKMSEMMDTNKTSSMQDSTDIPITPVSESEKTTDVETLREKIISLELSNAEDEIESITGTGASDAESESEEITVQPPTMTTLQERNETIISTNEGAAPKISANTVLVSKKKKRKRSKKGRH; this is encoded by the exons ATATACCAGACATTCCTGAGAACATCAAGAATTTACGGGCACTTCAGGTGGCGGATTTCAGTAGTAATCCTATTCCAAg GCTTCCAGCAGGGTTTGtgcaattaagaaatttaactgTTTTGGGACTTAATGATATGTCTCTTACGAATCTACCGCCTGATTTCGGAAG CTTAGAGGCGTTACAATCATTGGAGTTAAGGGAAAATTTGCTCAAGTCCTTGCCAGAATCGCTATCCCAACTTTATAAATTGGAGCGGCTAGATCTTGGTGACAATGACATTGAAGTTTTA ccaGCACATATAGGAGAATTACCAGCATTACAAGAATTATGGCTGGATCATAATCAGTTACAACATTTACCACCAGAAATAGGAGAATTGAAAACGTTAGTGTGTCTGGATGTATCTGAAAATCGTTTGGAAGATCTTCCAGAAGAAATAGGAGGTCTAGAGGCTTTGACGGATCTTCATTTATCGCAAaatgttattgaaaaattacctGATGGGCTTGGAGAATTAAAGAAACTTACTATTCTTAAAGTCGATCAAAATAGGCTTTCTACTCTAAATCCAAATATAGGCAG GTgtgaaaatttacaagaattaattcttacggaaaattttctcttagAACTGCCTGTATCTATAGGAAAACTtcttaatctaaataatttgaatgtaGATAGGAATAGTTTGCAATCACTTCCTACGGAAACGG gaaatttaaaacaattgggTGTACTATCCTtaagagataataaattacaatatcttCCAATCGAAGTTGGACAATGTACTGCTCTCCATGTATTGGATGTGTCTGGCAATag attacAATACTTGCCATATTCCTTAATCAATTTGAACTTGAAGGCAGTATGGTTAAGTAAAAATCAAGCACAACCAATGCTTACTTTTCAGACAGATGTTGATGAAGAAACTGGACAAGAAATATTAACCTGTTTTCTTTTACCACAATTAGAAATTCATCCAGATG attcagGAAGACTTGGTATGCTTGCTGGAATGAGAAATGCTGTTCAAGATGGTGAAATACGTGAACTTGGTAGTAGTGATGATGAAGGATGGCAAGAAAAAGAAGCATCAAGAACGCATTCTGTCAAGTTTACAGATGAACCTCCAGAAACTGATAAGGAG ACACCTTTTGTACGACAAAATACACCTCATCCCAAAGAATTAAAAGCAAAagctcataaattatttagtaaaggaaaaaatgacaGTCGTTCAGCATCTACAGATGAgcaa gatGTTTCTCAAACATTTGGTTTGGACAAAACTGAAACTGATGTTTCAACAAAACCTAACGATTTGACAGTTGATTTGATAGAACAAGAATCATTAAAACATGAATCTGtagaaaatgaacaaaaagaaattgtaccTGGAGTAACTGATAATATAGATGTTCAATCTAGTAATGAACCAGAAATAGTTTCTAATCAATATATAGTAGAATCTAATact gacGTAAGAACTGAAGGTTCAATATCTGAGTTAAAGGATAGAAATGATAAGGAGGATGATGAATctgaaaatgaagaaacacAAAGACATGTAGAATTTTCTATAGCTGAAGGTACAGATTATGATGGTAGTGGTGATTCAAATAGACCAAATAGACTTCATCGTAGAGATACTCCACATCATTTGAAAAACAAGCGAATTCATACAGCAgtggataaagaaaaagtagCATCCATTATTGCACaa GCactcatgaaaaaaaatgatgaaatttccACATCCACATCAGCACCTGCAGAAACTACAGAAAATTTTGATGCTCAAAGTCAag ATGCTGAGCCGACAATAGAAGTACGAGAAGAACAATACGAAATTCACATCGAAAGAACAACAGGTGGTCTAGGCTTATCAATAGCTGGTGGTATTGGTTCAACCCCTTTTAAAGGCGATGATGAAGgcatttttatttccagaGTTACTGaag gtGGACCTGCAGATTTAGCAGGTTTAAAAGTGGAAGATAAAGTATTATCTGTTAATGGTGTATCAGTAGTAAATGTAGGTCATTATGATGCTGTAGAAGTTTTGAAAGCTTGTGGACGAGTTCTTGTATTAGTAGTTCAAAGAGAAGTTACAAGGATAGTGCCTCCATTTGAAcag cAGATATCATCGAGAAAAAACTCAGTGTGCTCTAGTTTAAGTACTAGTAGAGCTCCAAGTGCAACATCTCATGTTTCATCTATAGGTTTTTcacataatttagaaaatggtGATGCTTTATCTCATGATGCTAttaag tgtaAGAAAATTCCTGAACCTATATCTTCAACAAAAGTAGGCAATGAACCAATGGTATCAGTTCTTGTTCACACAACATTAATACGGGACCAAAATGGGCTTGGATTTAGTATTGCTGGTGGAGAAGGTTCTCCACCATTCAAAGACAATAGTGAT gcgatatatatttcaagaataacAGATGGCGGCGTAGCACAAAAAGATGGTAAATTATTAGTTGGAGACAAAGTAATATCT aTTAATGGAGTTGAGATGAGAGGAGCTAAGCATGAACAAGCAGTTGCTTTATTAACAGGTTTAGAAAGATTTGTTCGATTAGTAGTTGAACGCGAAATACCATTTTCGCAAGCAAATGCAGCTACGGTCGTAACACCTTCAGAAAAATCACCACGAGTGATCGGTGCACCTAAACCATATACAGGATTATATAATGCCAATAGTTATATAGCAAATAAACCGGGATATACTGGATACAGACGTTCTATAGATGCTGATAGAACATTATCTCCAAGCCCTACTTCGAAAACGCCTCCACctatgaaaattgaaactaCTGAATTACCGAAAATGAACGGTGTTACAGAAtcaggaaatattaaaaatgtttcttcgaTATCACCAAGTCCAACAAATAGCCAACTACATCCACAGCCTGCTCCTAGGCACAGCATTTCGCAACCAACAATTACACCTACAACTACTACGAGTTCAACGCCCACATCTTCTACAGAACCTAGGTCAACCTCACCCCAGGAAGATATACAGGTACCCAAGCCTATCACCAATGAAGAATTTCAGGCTATGATTCCTGCTCATTTCCTTCGTCCTCCTACTTCCTCACCATCGCCAGATTCCCATCAAGGCCCTATCGTGACAGTGACAATAAAACAGCCTGATAATCTACCTGGAGATGTTAATTTTCCTCCGGCTCCTACAACACTTGGTAAAGTTACTGAGACCATCACAAAGAGCACTCTCACCGAGACCGTCGTAACTAGGGTGACTGAAAATCAATTGGTACCACCAGTAATTATTGAG gaCGTGATTCTTGTAAAAGAGGGATCTCTAGGATTTAGTATTATTGGTGGTACGGATCATTCATGCACTCCATTTGGTGCAAAGGAACctggaatatttatatctcat GTCGTGCCTGGTGGTATAGCTGCAAAATCTGGTAAATTAAGAATGGGTGATAGAATACTAAAGGTAAATGGTACTGATGTAACAAAAGCTACTCATCAAGAGGCTGTGATGGAACTTTTGCGACCAGGAGATCAAATAGTGCTTACTGTCCAACACGATCCACTACCCGAAAATTATcag gaatTAGTTATTACAAAAGAACCAGGAGAGAAACTGGGCATGCATATTAAAGGTGGACTTCGAGGACAAAAAGGTAATCCACTTGATCATACAGATGAAGGGGTTTTTATATCCAAAATCAACTCAGGTGGTGCAGCTAAAAGAGATGGAAGActgaaa gttGGAATGAGACTATTAGAAGTTAATGGTACATCATTATTAGGCGCAACTCACCAAGAAGCAGTAAATATATTGCGATGTTCAGGAAATACGATTACTTTGGTGGTTTGTAAAGGATATGATAAGAGTGAAATTGAACCAGTATTACCAATATCCGATGGAAGAGATTCTAAGGAATCTAGAACATCCAAAGAATTAAAGGATGCTACAACAGAAGGTACTAAATCGTTATCACAAAGTATATCCAGTCTGGATCGCGATGATGAAGAAGCAGCAACTCTTAGACAAGAACAGGAAATGAAAGCTGAACTTGTCGCATGGGaacaagaagaaagagaacgtGCTTTGCTTGAGCATAGAGAAAAATCTACTCCTGAAAAa gTATTAGATGTAGTAAGAGCAGCTGAATCATTAGTAAGCAAATCAAATAGTCCGGTTGATATGGTCGTACCACCAAAGTCACCAGGTGGTACGAAAGATCTCAAAACAACCACTATTGTGATGAGCAAACATACTCTAGCACCTCAAAATACAAAT TCACTGAGGAAAGAGAGAACTGGAACATCAGTGGACAATCCATCGCCCAAGTCTCCGATCTCTACTTTAACTCCATCGATGAATTTCGATCACACTACTGCTGTCCAAAGCTTGCCCtctccaaagaaaaaaagttccaTACCAAAACGTAGTATTACATTTGCTGATCTTCCTCCCATTTCTAAAGAAccaattaattattccatttcgGCGAAAGAAGATCCATCACCTTTGCATGATAGTAAATTTACTTTCGATCCTCAAACTATTTCTTATAAGAAAGTCTATCAAAATCCTATCCAAGCTACTCATTCTCGTTTCAAACTTCCTCCTACACCTTTAACTGCTCCTAAATCTATAGAAGATTATGGTACTTCAATTTCTTTTGGTAAACGACAGAACGCACGCTCTGTTGATGGGAATAGTCAGGTTGAG CTTTCTCCAACAACATCACCAACACCACCTCTAGTAAAGATGTCGGttagtgataaaaaaaaattgtttgaaagtGCCATGGAGGAACATTTAAAACCTTCCCCTAAACCAG aaaaagtATTCAGTTTTCTAAGTCAGGATGAAGTTGAGAAAATGAAACAAGAAGAAG AAAAGAAGATTGCTACTCTAACGCGGGATGAATTAAAGTCGTGGGCACAACTTGATGAAAATGAAGGTTTGGAAGATTTAGAAGAAACATTAGAAGATCAGGATAATCGGCGACCTAA TAGCCGACTGAGTTCGCGAACTTCGATCCCTCTTCTGCAAAATCTTCCAAGCAGTGTAAGGACAGCAAAAGCAGAACGCCGCTTGAAAGAAAGATTAATACAGgag GGTATAATTTCGGATGAAGATGAAGAAAGTCATTTAAGTCCTGCCGAACAGAGAGCGTTAAGAGCAGAAAAACGTGCGGCATGGAGACAAGCACGTTTGAAATCTCTGGAacaa GATGCTCTTCAAGCACagatagtaattaaaaaaatgagtgAAATGATGGACACGAATAAAACAAGTTCAATGCAGGATTCTACAGATATTCCTATTACTCCTGTTTCTGAATCGGAAAAGACAACTGAT gTTGAAACTCTACGAGAAAAGATAATATCATTGGAATTAAGTAATGCAGAAGATGAAATAGAAAGTATTACCGGTACAGGAGCAAGTGATGCTGAAAGCGAAAGCGAAGAAATTACTGTACAACCTCCTACTATGACTACTTtacaagaaagaaatgaaacaattatatcTACAAATGAAGGTGCCGCACCTAAAATAAGTGCAAATACTGTtcttgtttcaaaaaaaaagaaacgaaaacgtTCGAAGAAAGGTCGTCATTGa